One Solirubrobacterales bacterium genomic region harbors:
- a CDS encoding ABC transporter permease: protein NASGGAAGVGRAVNEAVVIAFLGVFAFNYVFTQTLLATHPELQVPK from the coding sequence TGAACGCCTCCGGGGGCGCCGCCGGGGTGGGGCGGGCGGTGAACGAGGCGGTGGTGATCGCCTTCCTGGGCGTCTTTGCCTTCAACTACGTCTTCACCCAGACCCTGCTCGCCACCCATCCCGAGCTGCAGGTGCCGAAGTAG